From a single Aggregatilinea lenta genomic region:
- a CDS encoding ABC transporter ATP-binding protein, producing the protein MITITDLTFRYGPRGVPVFDGFNWHVAPGEAWSIIGPSGCGKTTLLTLIAGLRRATGGSIRVGETLIMRPRPESGLILQDYGLMPWATVWDNVALGLRVRRFYGPDGKHAPQSAPPPSRQEARTAVERWLRRLNIYEQRDKFPGAISGGQRQRTAIARTLALQPDLLLMDEPFSSLDAPTREDLQALVLQLQEEMHLTSVIVTHAIEEAAILGRRILVLSEPPNTEPVIIENDAAGEPGYRSTATFLETCTQLRHLLGLRV; encoded by the coding sequence ATGATCACTATCACCGATCTCACGTTTCGCTACGGGCCGCGCGGCGTCCCGGTCTTCGACGGCTTCAACTGGCACGTCGCACCGGGCGAAGCGTGGTCGATCATTGGCCCCTCCGGCTGCGGCAAGACGACGCTGCTCACGCTGATCGCCGGGCTGCGCCGTGCCACGGGCGGATCGATCCGTGTGGGTGAAACGCTCATCATGCGTCCGCGCCCGGAAAGCGGCCTGATCCTGCAAGATTATGGCCTGATGCCGTGGGCGACCGTGTGGGACAACGTGGCGCTGGGCCTGCGCGTGCGGCGCTTCTACGGCCCGGACGGCAAACACGCGCCGCAGTCCGCGCCACCGCCGAGCCGCCAGGAAGCGCGCACCGCCGTCGAGCGCTGGCTGCGCCGCCTGAACATTTACGAGCAGCGCGACAAGTTCCCGGGCGCGATCTCCGGTGGTCAGCGCCAGCGCACCGCCATTGCGCGGACGCTCGCCCTGCAGCCGGACCTGCTGCTGATGGATGAGCCGTTCAGCAGCCTGGATGCACCCACCCGCGAAGATTTGCAGGCGCTGGTCTTGCAGCTTCAAGAGGAAATGCACCTGACCAGTGTCATCGTGACGCACGCCATTGAAGAGGCGGCGATTCTGGGCCGCCGCATTCTCGTCCTGAGCGAGCCGCCCAACACCGAGCCGGTCATCATCGAAAACGACGCGGCAGGTGAGCCTGGCTATCGCAGCACAGCGACCTTTTTAGAGACATGCACCCAACTACGCCACCTGCTCGGCCTGAGGGTCTGA